Proteins encoded in a region of the Leopardus geoffroyi isolate Oge1 chromosome E2, O.geoffroyi_Oge1_pat1.0, whole genome shotgun sequence genome:
- the LOC123577927 gene encoding olfactory receptor 5 — MERPLELGNVTRVQEFVLLGLSTRPDIRDVLFAIFLTLYLLTLLENTLIIYLICSHIELHKPMYFFLGNLSCLEMCYVSVTMPSLLVGLWTGPYHISFTACMTQLFFFIVLICTECTLLASMAYDRYVAICRPLHYPLLMRPQVCLGLALSSWLGGLLVSVAKTTCIASLSYCGPNILNHFFCDVSPLLNLSCTHVALTELVDFISAIVILWGSLLMAIASYVAIGRAVLHMPSAAARRKALSTCASHLVVVGIFYAATLFIYARPSRIEAMDLNKVLSVIYTVVTPMCNPVIYCLRNREVQAAFCRTLHQS, encoded by the coding sequence atGGAGAGGCCCTTGGAGTTGGGCAATGTGACCAGAGTCCAGGAGTTTGTCTTGTTGGGTTTGTCCACAAGGCCAGACATAAGGGATGTCCTGTTTGCCATCTTCCTGACCCTCTACCTGCTGACCCTCCTGGAGAACACGCTCATCATCTACCTCATCTGCAGTCACATCGAGCTCCACAAgcccatgtatttcttcctgggCAACCTGAGCTGCCTGGAGATGTGCTACGTGTCCGTGACCATGCCCAGTCTGCTCGTGGGGCTGTGGACTGGACCTTACCATATTTCCTTCACAGCCTGCATGACACAGCTTTTCTTCTTCATAGTCCTCATCTGCACGGAGTGCACCCTCTTGGCCtccatggcctatgaccgctacgtGGCTATCTGCCGCCCACTCCACTACCCACTGCTCATGAGGCCCCAGGTCTGCCTGGGCTTAGCCTTGTCCTCATGGCTTGGGGGGCTGTTGGTCTCGGTGGCCAAGACGACATGCATTGCCAGCCTTTCCTACTGTGGCCCCAATATCCTCAACCACTTCTTCTGTGATGTCTCCCCTCTGCTCAACCTGTCCTGCACCCACGTGGCCCTGACAGAGCTGGTGGACTTCATCTCTGCCATCGTCATCCTCTGGGGTTCCCTTCTCATGGCCATCGCCTCCTATGTGGCCATCGGGAGGGCTGTGCTCCACATGCCGTCAGCCGCTGCCCGCCGCAAAGCCCTCTCCACCTGTGCCTCCCACCTGGTGGTGGTGGGCATCTTCTACGCAGCCACTCTCTTCATCTACGCCCGTCCCAGCCGCATAGAAGCCATGGACCTCAACAAGGTGCTGTCTGTCATCTACACGGTGGTCACACCCATGTGCAATCCCGTCATCTACTGCCTGCGGAACAGGGAGGTCCAGGCAGCATTCTGCAGAACCCTACACCAGTCCTGA
- the LOC123577925 gene encoding olfactory receptor 5-like: MERPLESGNVTRVQEFVLLGFSTRLGIRIVLFAIFLALYLLTLLENTLIIYLVCSHIELHKPMYFFLGNLSCLEMCYVSVTVPSLLVGLGSSPWHVPFAACMTQLFLFIALISTKCTLLASMAYDRYVAICRPLHYPLLMRPQVCLGLALSSWLGGLLVSVAKTSCIASLSYCGPNVLNHFFCDVSPLLNLSCTNVALTELVDFISAIVIFCGSLLVALASYVAIGRAVLHMPSAVTRCRALSTCASHLVVVGIFYGVVLFMYSRPRLIGSTDLNKVLSVIYTVVTPMCSPVIYCLRNREVQAVLQKTLHSPRVSSATTHFARS; this comes from the coding sequence ATGGAGAGGCCCCTGGAGTCGGGCAACGTGACCAGAGTCCAGGAGTTTGTCTTGTTGGGTTTCTCCACAAGGCTGGGCATAAGGATTGTCTTGTTTGCCATCTTCCTGGCCCTCTACCTGCTGACCCTCCTGGAGAACACGCTCATCATCTACCTCGTCTGCAGTCACATCGAGCTCCACAAgcccatgtatttcttcctgggCAACCTGAGCTGCCTGGAGATGTGCTACGTGTCCGTGACCGTGCCCAGCCTGCTCGTGGGGCTGGGCTCCAGTCCATGGCATGTGCCCTTCGCAGCCTGCATGACACAGCTTTTTTTATTCATAGCTCTCATTAGTACCAAGTGCACCCTCCTGGCCtccatggcctatgaccgctacgtGGCCATCTGCCGCCCACTCCACTACCCACTGCTCATGAGGCCCCAGGTCTGCCTGGGCTTAGCCTTGTCCTCATGGCTTGGGGGGCTGTTGGTCTCGGTGGCCAAGACATCATGCATCGCCAGCCTGTCCTACTGTGGCCCCAATGTCCTCAACCACTTTTTCTGTGATGTCTCCCCTCTGCTCAACCTGTCCTGCACTAACGTGGCCCTGACGGAGCTGGTGGACTTCATCTCTGCTATCGTCATCTTCTGTGGGTCATTGCTAGTGGCTCTGGCCTCCTATGTGGCCATTGGGAGGGCTGTGCTCCACATGCCATCAGCCGTCACCCGCTGCAGAGCCCTCTCCACCTGTGCCTCCCACCTGGTGGTGGTGGGCATCTTCTATGGGGTGGTCCTCTTCATGTATTCCCGCCCCCGCCTCATCGGTTCCACAGACCTCAACAAGGTGCTGTCTGTCATCTACACGGTGGTCACGCCCATGTGCAGCCCCGTCATCTACTGCCTGCGGAACAGGGAGGTCCAGGCAGTGCTGCAGAAAACCCTCCACTCACCCCGGGTCTCTTCAGCGACAACACACTTTGCCCGCTCCTGA